Below is a genomic region from Caldisalinibacter kiritimatiensis.
GGCAGAATTATTAACAGTGCAAACGGGTATAGGAGCAAGGATGTCATATGCTAGAGATTCTTTGGCTACTGACCATATATTAGCCCTTACTGTATATATTGTATTAATAGGGTATCTGTTTCAATTTATTTTAACTAGAGTGTCTAATTATGTAGGAAGGTGGAAAAAGAATGAAGGCAATACAGTTAAAAAATATAACTAAAAGTTATGATGATACCAAAATATTGGAAAATTTTAACTTACAGATACCTCATAATGAAATAACATGCATAATCGGTCCGTCGGGTAGTGGAAAGTCAACTATTTTAAATCTTTTATCAGAACTTTTAATTCCTGATTCAGGAGAAATTTTAAATTTAAATGATAAAATTGTAAGTTATGTATTTCAAAGTCCAAGACTTTTACCGTGGAAAACAGTAAAAGATAATATGAAATTTGTTTTAGATAATAAAATAGAGAAGAATAAATTAGATGAATATATTGATGGTTGGCTTGATGCTGTAGAATTGCTAGATTATAAAGAATACTATCCAAATCAGATGAGCGGTGGTATGAAGCAAAGGTTAGCTTTAGCAAGAGGGTTTGCAGTTCCAGGGAATTTGCTTCTTATGGATGAGCCATTTAAAGGATTAGATGCACCACTAAGATTTAAAATGGTAGAATTAATAAAGAAGCTTTGGGAGAAACAAAAAAAGACAATAGTATTTGTTACACATGATATTCAGGAGGCTCTTTTATTAGGACATAGTATAATAGCACTAGGTAAAAAACCTGTTAAGATTATTGAAAATCTAACGATAGATATTCCACTTAATGAGAGAAAAATAGGTTGTGTAAGATTGGCTAAGCTAGAAGGCTATTTGTTTGATTTAGTAGAAGAAGGAAGCTTGTACAAAAGACATAACAAAATGAATAAACATTGTTGCTTTGAAAATAAAAGCTTTTTAAATATCGGTTCTCATTATAGAAAATCGTCTATGACTTAAAAGTTTATAGACGATTTTTATGATTTTAATATAAAAGTGATATTATTTAATTAATAAGAATTTAAAATAATGTGTATTAGAGGTGACATCATGATAATTGGTTCCTGTGAGATAGAATTATTAATATATGAAGCAAATTCATTGAAGGAAAAAAGACATGTAATAAAGAGTATAATAGCAAGGATACAGTCTAGATATAATGTATCTATTTGTGAAGTAGATTTACATGATACTTGGAGAAAGTCAGTTATAGGATTTGCATGTGTTTCTAATAGCACATCTCATGCTAATAGTATGATATCAAAGGTATTAAAATATATTGAAAATGATAGTAGAGTAGAGATTATTAGTCATCATATAGAAATATTATAGTTATTCATGAAATTAAGTGGGTATAATAGGAATGTAAATTTAATTTCCACCCATAAACTATGAAAGGCTGAATTATATGAAAAAAATATTGAATAAAAAAGAAATTAATAAAGTGTTACAAATACTAAATGACCTTTATCCAGAGGCTAAATCAGAACTCAATTACACAAATGCCTTTGAACTATTGATAGCTACAATATTGGCGGCACAATGTACAGATAAAAGAGTAAATATAATTACTAAGGATTTATTTGAAAAGTATAAAAAGCCTGAGGATTATCTTGAATTAACACAAGAAGAATTAGGGGAATTAATAAAAAGTTGTGGATTTTATAGAAATAAGAGTAGGAATATATTAAAAACATGCGAAATACTAGTTAATGAATATAACGGTAAGGTACCACAAACTAGAGAAGAACTTATGAAGCTACCAGGAGTAGGACGAAAAACAGCTAATGTGGTTATAAGTAATGCGTTTGGCAAAGATGCAATTGCAGTAGATACCCACGTGTTTAGAGTATCAAATAGAATAGGGTTAGCTGATAGTGATAGCGTAGATGATACAGAAAAAGATTTAATGACTAATATACAGAAAAACTTATGGTCTAAAGCTCATCACTGGCTTATATTCCACGGAAGAAGAATATGCAAAGCAAGAAAACCAAAATGTGAAATTTGCCCTTTAACAAAGTATTGTTTATATTATAAGGAATTAAGAGATAAAAACGCATAAAAGAGCGTACAAAAAGACGTAAAAGTAAATGAAATAAAAGACGTAATAGAAGATGAAAAATAAAACCTGTCCTCTGTGACTAAAAGCGGCTTTTGTCGCTTTTAAAATATTTTTTTGTCATAAAAAGAGGAAAATAGACTGTTTATAGAGAATAGATAAAGTTGAGAATAAGATAAGGGGTGTTATTAATGGTACCCAATGTAGTAACAAATTTAGATAATGAACAATTAGTTTTTGCTCTTGACATAGGAACAAGAACAGTTATTGGAATAGTAGGAAAATATGAAAATGAAGTTTTTAAGATACTAGCGTGTGAAATAGAAGAACATGACAAAAGAAATATGTACGATGGACAGATTCACGATATTAATGGAGTAGTACAAATAGTAAAAAGAGTAAAAGAAAGGTTAGAAGAAAAATTAAATATGGAGTTAGACAAAGTTGCCATAGCAGCAGCTGGTAGAGCTTTAAGGACAGAGAGAGTTAGATTAGATAGAGAAATAGATTCTACAAGGGAAATTGATAGAAAGCTTGTTGAAAGTTTAGAGATGGAGGCTATACAAAAGGCTCAACAAGTTTTAGATGAGAGTACTAATATAGAATCAAAATATTATTGTGTTGGTTACACCGTAGTAAACTATTATCTTGATAATAATTTTATAGAGAATCCTGAAGGGCATAGAGGAAGTAAACTTGGCGTTGATTTACTTGCTACATTTTTACCTCATATAGTAGTAGATAGCCTATATACTGTTATGAGTAGAGTGGGATTAGAAGTTATAAATATGACATTAGAGCCTATTGCAGCTATTAATGTTGCTATTAAGAAAAATTTAAGGCTTTTAAATTTAGCATTGATAGACATAGGAGCTGGTACTTCTGATATTGCTATAACAAAGGATGGAACTATTGTGGCATATGCAATGGCATCTGTAGCTGGAGATGAAATTACAGAAGCTATTGCAAAAACTTATTTGTTAGATTTTGATTCGGCTGAAAAACTAAAAATTAGTCTTAATAAACAACAGAATCATAAGTTTCACGATGTAGTAGGCATTGAACATAACTTAACAACAGAAGAAATACTAAATAGTATACAGGAAAATATTAAAAAACTGGCTAAGGAAATATCAGATAGTATATTAAAATATAATGAAAAAGCACCTAGTGCAATTTTTCTTATAGGTGGAGGAGGACAAATACCACGACTATCAGAATATATAGCAGAATATCTTGAACTACCAAAAGAAAGAGTTGTTGTAAGAAGTAGTGATATAATCGAAAAAATTGACGATATACCAGAAGAGTTGAATGGTCCCCATGCTATTACTCCAATAGGAATAGGAGTTACAGCAGTAAAAGATATGTATAAGGACTTTCTAGAAGTAACAGTAAATGGACAAAAAATTAAGTTGTTTAACTCTAAAGACATTAAGGTATCAGATGCATTAGTGTTAGTAGGGTATAATCCTAGAAATCTAATACCTAAAAGGGGAGAAGACTTTATATACTTTGTAAATGAGCAAAAACTGAGAATAAGAGGAGAAATAGGTAAACCATCAGAGATATATGTAAATAATCAGATATCAAATTTAGAGCAAAAACTTAAAAATGGAGATATTGTACAGGTAAAAGAGGCAACGGTTGGTAAGAAACCAAATCCTAGACTATTTGACTGTATAAATATGAAAGAATATATTACATTTAATGGTGAAAAAGTATATTTGATTAAACAAGTGAAAGTGAATGGAGATGTAGTTAGTGAAAATA
It encodes:
- a CDS encoding ABC transporter ATP-binding protein, producing MKAIQLKNITKSYDDTKILENFNLQIPHNEITCIIGPSGSGKSTILNLLSELLIPDSGEILNLNDKIVSYVFQSPRLLPWKTVKDNMKFVLDNKIEKNKLDEYIDGWLDAVELLDYKEYYPNQMSGGMKQRLALARGFAVPGNLLLMDEPFKGLDAPLRFKMVELIKKLWEKQKKTIVFVTHDIQEALLLGHSIIALGKKPVKIIENLTIDIPLNERKIGCVRLAKLEGYLFDLVEEGSLYKRHNKMNKHCCFENKSFLNIGSHYRKSSMT
- a CDS encoding DUF503 domain-containing protein; the protein is MIIGSCEIELLIYEANSLKEKRHVIKSIIARIQSRYNVSICEVDLHDTWRKSVIGFACVSNSTSHANSMISKVLKYIENDSRVEIISHHIEIL
- the nth gene encoding endonuclease III; this encodes MKKILNKKEINKVLQILNDLYPEAKSELNYTNAFELLIATILAAQCTDKRVNIITKDLFEKYKKPEDYLELTQEELGELIKSCGFYRNKSRNILKTCEILVNEYNGKVPQTREELMKLPGVGRKTANVVISNAFGKDAIAVDTHVFRVSNRIGLADSDSVDDTEKDLMTNIQKNLWSKAHHWLIFHGRRICKARKPKCEICPLTKYCLYYKELRDKNA
- a CDS encoding cell division FtsA domain-containing protein, translating into MVPNVVTNLDNEQLVFALDIGTRTVIGIVGKYENEVFKILACEIEEHDKRNMYDGQIHDINGVVQIVKRVKERLEEKLNMELDKVAIAAAGRALRTERVRLDREIDSTREIDRKLVESLEMEAIQKAQQVLDESTNIESKYYCVGYTVVNYYLDNNFIENPEGHRGSKLGVDLLATFLPHIVVDSLYTVMSRVGLEVINMTLEPIAAINVAIKKNLRLLNLALIDIGAGTSDIAITKDGTIVAYAMASVAGDEITEAIAKTYLLDFDSAEKLKISLNKQQNHKFHDVVGIEHNLTTEEILNSIQENIKKLAKEISDSILKYNEKAPSAIFLIGGGGQIPRLSEYIAEYLELPKERVVVRSSDIIEKIDDIPEELNGPHAITPIGIGVTAVKDMYKDFLEVTVNGQKIKLFNSKDIKVSDALVLVGYNPRNLIPKRGEDFIYFVNEQKLRIRGEIGKPSEIYVNNQISNLEQKLKNGDIVQVKEATVGKKPNPRLFDCINMKEYITFNGEKVYLIKQVKVNGDVVSENIPIKEYDKIQVNKIKTVSEVFDALNINPDSYMIYKNEELIYKDEITAKEINDYKENTKSAENNSLTKTIRLNINGEDKVIEHNEDKFLFIKIFDYLDFDLSKPKGMLYLKVNGAKAEYTQVLKDGDKIEIYWKKDRKFS